CCAACATCTCCTTGGAACATTTCGACTAAACAAGTTGCAAATAATGTTACTTTCATCGTTTTCCGCCGTCACTTTAGACGATGCGGTTCCCCCCTTTTCGTTGTAAATATCATGTTTATACTGTTACGAACTATTTTCAGAACATTTAAACAACAGGTCATCAGATGATTTGAATATTATCACAATTTAAAAAAATCCGCTATATGTTTTTTTCGACAATATGTAGGTTAAAAATTAGAACGTTATACATATACAAAGGTGTAGTAAATAATCGCCTGTTAAGATAATTGAATTATAAAAATATTATGAATTTAAATTTCAAAAAAGCATTTCTCGCTAATTAAAACGAAAGGATGTCGCAACTTTGTGGGGTTCATTAAATATTTTATTCTTTGATCTCCACCCCAAAAAAATAAACAAAGCCATATTGACTTTGTTTATTTTCTTGCAGCAATTACGCCTAAGATAAATAGCGAGTACACTTATAAATGCTTTAAAAAAAGTTACCATGAGTTTCCCCCACTTATTGAAGTAGAGGTTTTCTGTACCTGTCTCATTGCAAATGGTACAGAAAGTATTTGCTGAAGCAAGCTAAATTAATACATCGTTTCTTCTATATATGTTATTAACGCATTTTCTACATTACTTAAATGAGAAAACATTGCTAGTTCAGCAAGATTGGTATTTTGTTGCTTAATTGCTAAAAAGATTTGCATATGCTCATCGTATAGCTGCTCGCTCGCGGTTTTGCTAGAGAACAATAACAAACGTCTTGTGGCACGCATAGTATCAAGCATTAAGTCTGATACTTGAGCTAATAAATTTACAAGTAGTGGATTTTGCGAAGCAGCTGCAATCGTCGCGTGAAATTCAAAATCCACCTGCTCTCCTAATTCGCCGTCACCTTGTACTTCTTTCATTTTTTGCAAAATTTGCTCAAGCTTTTGAATATCATCTTGAGAACGATGCTTGGCTGCGCTTACAGCTGTACCAACTTCAATAATTTTTCGAAGCTCTAGCAAGTGAGGTATGCTATCACGATTTGAAACAATTGTTTTCGATAGCGGTAAGTGTAGGTTTTCTTCGCTAAATTGTTTTACAAATGTGCCAGAGCCTTGTTTAATTTCAATTAGCCCCATCGCATTTAGAGCTGATAGTGCTTCGCGAATAGCAGAACGACTAACTGCAAACTGCTCAGCTAAATGCTCAACAGAATCTAAACGATCACCTGGCTGTAGTTTTCCACTAGTTATTTTTTCATGAAGTACCTCGAAAACTTCTTCATACTTCTTTCTTGTTATGACTTTATTATATTGCAATAAAAGACACCTCATTTTACATGCGTTTAGTAATTATTATACAGATTAACGAATAGAAAAACACTTTTTGAACTAAATCGCGTAAAATGATAATTTTTCTCTTGTTGATTTCCATTAAGAATATTTACTTTCCAATTCACACAAAAATACCAGCTTAAATAAATCTAGTAAGAAATGCAGTAAACACATAACTTTATAACACATTAGTTTAAATAAAATAATCATGTTTAAATTTGCTATGAATTAAACAATAACGACGAAAATATAGTTTTTCCCCCATAATATTATTTAGCAAACATTTTTAAAACAAAAAATATATTGAATTTTAGAAAAACCACCTTTTTAATCGGTTCATAAGTCATCAGATGATCTAACATTTTGATGGCGTACTTACTTTGATTATTACATATTGGAGGAATAAAACTTTATGGCAGTAGGAGGAAGTTTAGTTAAGCTTGTTTCGATTGGTGAACCCCAACACAATGGGACACGCACATTGTACTTTGAACTAAATGGACAATCTCGTGAAATTTCCAATCAAGGAATGGCCGTTGAAGTGGAAGGCAAGGTTGCACAAAAAGCTGATCCAACGAATCCAAACGAAATTGGCGCTACATTGTCAGGGACTGTTTTAAAGGTAGTTGTTTCTAAAGGAAGTTTCGTGA
This portion of the Solibacillus daqui genome encodes:
- a CDS encoding FadR/GntR family transcriptional regulator, translating into MQYNKVITRKKYEEVFEVLHEKITSGKLQPGDRLDSVEHLAEQFAVSRSAIREALSALNAMGLIEIKQGSGTFVKQFSEENLHLPLSKTIVSNRDSIPHLLELRKIIEVGTAVSAAKHRSQDDIQKLEQILQKMKEVQGDGELGEQVDFEFHATIAAASQNPLLVNLLAQVSDLMLDTMRATRRLLLFSSKTASEQLYDEHMQIFLAIKQQNTNLAELAMFSHLSNVENALITYIEETMY